A stretch of Helicobacter pylori oki112 DNA encodes these proteins:
- a CDS encoding FtsX-like permease family protein: protein MNTLKKHLAFIIPLVALLFSLECVLFINQAIEQKEKKLIEDYSVVLASTQKLSLELLRQNFNEIIALKEIDPNYSLEPLQKTLGTDGLKELKKNLPFFYSLQLSTFPTQERLENIKEKLLKIPGVQKVEVFAKTYMQVYDLLSFIKAAVYIFALVVFVLSVLLMFKQVRIWIYQYHERLEIMDLLGASVSFKNGFLYKIALMDSLIASFLAPMLMLYITSQKGFEKTMDTLGIIGGAFVLNHFLWGLLFSLVVSFVSVLLVAWRTRHV, encoded by the coding sequence ATGAATACTCTTAAAAAGCATTTAGCCTTTATCATTCCCCTAGTAGCGTTATTGTTTAGCTTGGAGTGTGTGTTATTTATCAATCAAGCGATCGAACAGAAAGAAAAAAAATTGATTGAAGATTATTCGGTCGTGTTAGCCAGCACGCAAAAATTAAGCTTGGAATTGTTGCGTCAAAATTTTAACGAAATCATAGCGTTAAAAGAAATTGATCCTAATTATTCTTTAGAGCCTCTTCAAAAAACTTTAGGCACAGACGGGCTTAAGGAATTAAAAAAAAATTTACCCTTTTTTTATTCTTTACAACTTTCCACATTCCCCACTCAAGAGCGTTTAGAAAACATTAAAGAAAAATTGCTCAAAATCCCTGGCGTTCAAAAAGTTGAAGTCTTTGCCAAAACTTACATGCAAGTGTATGATCTCTTGAGTTTTATTAAAGCAGCGGTCTATATCTTTGCGTTAGTGGTCTTTGTTTTATCGGTTTTATTGATGTTTAAGCAAGTCCGCATCTGGATCTATCAATACCATGAGAGGTTAGAAATCATGGATTTATTAGGGGCTTCGGTGTCTTTTAAAAACGGGTTTTTGTATAAAATAGCTTTAATGGATTCTCTAATCGCTAGTTTTTTAGCCCCCATGCTCATGCTTTATATCACTTCGCAAAAAGGTTTTGAAAAAACGATGGATACTTTGGGTATTATAGGAGGCGCGTTTGTTTTAAACCATTTTTTATGGGGACTGCTTTTTAGCCTTGTAGTCTCATTTGTTTCTGTTTTACTTGTAGCTTGGAGGACTAGACATGTATAA
- a CDS encoding ABC transporter ATP-binding protein has product MSVIIAANNLCLQYQQNEPVIKHANLRIKRKDFVFISGPSGSGKSTLLRSFYGDLKLFSGKLEVCNINMNNASKATILDLRKNIGVVFQDYKLIQDYTIEQNIKLPMVICGVKKEECHLQLEKLLGHIDLRHKANRYPKELSGGEQQRVAMARAMANCPELILADEPTGNLDDYSSDKIWSLLRGMNTQLNATIVVVTHKFPKNFSAYHRKFYIEDGEVYEYS; this is encoded by the coding sequence ATGAGTGTGATCATCGCAGCGAACAATCTATGCTTACAATACCAGCAAAATGAACCGGTCATCAAGCATGCTAATTTACGCATCAAACGCAAGGATTTTGTGTTCATTTCAGGGCCTAGCGGGAGCGGTAAAAGCACGCTTTTGCGATCGTTTTATGGGGATTTAAAACTTTTTAGCGGTAAATTAGAAGTTTGCAACATCAACATGAACAACGCTTCAAAAGCAACGATTTTGGATTTGCGTAAAAATATTGGCGTGGTTTTCCAAGATTATAAATTGATCCAAGATTACACGATTGAGCAAAACATCAAACTGCCCATGGTGATTTGTGGCGTTAAAAAAGAAGAATGCCATTTGCAGCTAGAAAAACTTTTAGGGCATATTGATTTACGCCATAAGGCTAACCGCTACCCCAAAGAGCTCAGCGGGGGCGAACAACAGCGAGTGGCTATGGCTAGGGCTATGGCGAACTGCCCTGAACTCATTTTAGCCGATGAGCCTACCGGGAATTTAGACGATTATTCTAGCGATAAAATCTGGAGCCTATTAAGGGGCATGAACACGCAATTAAACGCTACGATCGTGGTGGTTACGCACAAATTCCCTAAAAATTTTAGCGCTTATCACCGAAAATTTTACATAGAAGATGGGGAAGTTTATGAATACTCTTAA
- the trmB gene encoding tRNA (guanosine(46)-N7)-methyltransferase TrmB, whose translation MPHFLAKLDFKPLEYPLIEGDFCFHREFLSLKHPTKSCVYASFKDHIFLLQKIQRANDFLIKSEKATPLKREVLKQALRIYSQSFEVISHNLQENSKHASGKKALDLEAFEDFIQKNQAPILAEIGFGSGRHLIELAKNNPTKTCLGIEIHTPSIAQALKQIELLDLKNLYILQGDGRLILESMPNHKCEKIFVHFPVPWNEKKHRRVLSEKFLNEALRVLKPRGFLELRTDDSLYFEDSLKLALKNLKCEIEIKKNAQIPVISKYEARWNKLKKDIYDLRIYSLELNETPFDNHAFDFSFDTITMSKKSVKTILKTKKIIQEGYFVHVCNIYEDKGDFLVELSMGDFDWPVRLFVLLTENQIFYLNKSPLKTLNNHKAHLLLQNILSQKELDECDHRSEQSMLTIPAK comes from the coding sequence ATGCCCCATTTTTTAGCCAAGCTGGATTTTAAACCTTTAGAATACCCCTTAATTGAGGGGGATTTTTGTTTTCATAGGGAATTTTTAAGCTTAAAACACCCTACTAAAAGCTGTGTGTATGCGAGTTTTAAGGATCATATTTTTTTATTGCAAAAAATCCAACGAGCGAATGATTTTTTAATCAAAAGCGAAAAAGCAACGCCCTTAAAAAGAGAGGTTTTAAAACAAGCTTTAAGGATTTATTCGCAATCTTTTGAGGTCATTTCGCATAATTTGCAAGAAAATTCTAAACATGCGAGCGGAAAAAAAGCCCTTGATTTAGAGGCTTTTGAAGACTTTATTCAAAAAAATCAAGCCCCTATTTTAGCCGAAATTGGTTTTGGGAGCGGTAGGCATTTGATAGAATTAGCCAAAAACAACCCCACTAAAACATGCTTAGGGATAGAGATTCACACCCCCTCTATCGCGCAAGCGTTAAAGCAAATTGAATTGTTGGATTTAAAAAATCTGTACATCTTGCAAGGCGATGGCCGTTTGATTTTAGAGAGCATGCCAAATCACAAATGCGAGAAAATTTTTGTGCATTTCCCTGTGCCATGGAATGAGAAAAAACACCGCCGGGTGCTAAGCGAAAAGTTTTTAAACGAAGCTTTAAGGGTTTTAAAGCCTAGAGGGTTTTTGGAATTACGAACCGATGATAGCCTTTATTTTGAAGACAGCTTGAAATTAGCCCTAAAAAACCTTAAATGCGAGATAGAAATCAAAAAAAACGCTCAAATACCGGTTATCAGCAAGTATGAAGCGCGTTGGAATAAACTCAAAAAAGATATTTATGATTTAAGAATTTATTCTTTAGAATTAAATGAAACCCCTTTTGATAACCATGCATTTGATTTTTCTTTTGATACAATAACAATGAGTAAAAAGAGCGTTAAAACGATTTTAAAAACCAAAAAAATCATCCAAGAGGGGTATTTTGTGCATGTTTGTAATATTTATGAGGATAAGGGGGATTTTTTAGTGGAATTGAGTATGGGGGATTTTGATTGGCCTGTGCGTTTGTTTGTTTTATTAACAGAAAATCAGATTTTTTACCTCAATAAAAGCCCCTTAAAAACCTTAAACAACCACAAAGCGCATCTTTTACTTCAAAATATCCTAAGCCAAAAGGAATTGGATGAGTGTGATCATCGCAGCGAACAATCTATGCTTACAATACCAGCAAAATGA
- a CDS encoding fibronectin type III domain-containing protein, whose amino-acid sequence MKKKYFTLLLQSSVVLAVFIGCSSTRNHTFSALNNQENIDTKLPVVYSIKTINDVSSVGFEWPKIADTYDIDGFILYRLKKDSKLKRIATIKNPYATHYYDEGLETESSYTYQLATYKGDKISNLSDPILVKTSFINPVESVFASLEYPKSVKVFWSPHPNPSVSRYIIQRQNKDGKFLNVGAVKNRLFVEFFDKDLEDGKKYRYQVIAENFMGDKSRPSVIVEGKTKDLPKEITNVRVSQNLTRHIELSWDKSTQEDVIAYRIYASNNRNDKYKFIAQTTNTSYVDKIEKDNLTRYYKVVAVDKTHLEGALPKEPAMGETADRPEAPIITKGTIQDSSALIQWENNPSAKIATYAVYRFEANSKTPLRFGNITKNQFVDKDMKVGVAYRYQVVSVDKDGLESHPSKEVRLFLER is encoded by the coding sequence ATGAAGAAAAAATACTTCACGCTTTTATTGCAAAGTAGTGTGGTATTAGCGGTTTTTATAGGGTGTTCTTCTACCAGGAATCATACTTTTTCAGCCCTTAACAATCAAGAAAATATAGATACTAAGCTTCCGGTAGTTTATTCTATTAAAACCATTAACGATGTGAGTTCAGTGGGCTTTGAATGGCCTAAAATCGCTGATACTTATGACATTGATGGGTTTATTTTGTATCGTTTGAAAAAAGACTCCAAGCTTAAAAGAATCGCCACGATTAAAAACCCTTATGCGACCCATTATTATGATGAGGGGCTAGAAACAGAGAGTTCTTACACTTACCAACTCGCTACTTACAAGGGCGATAAAATCTCTAACCTTTCAGACCCCATTCTAGTAAAAACCTCTTTTATCAATCCTGTAGAAAGCGTTTTTGCAAGCCTTGAATACCCTAAAAGCGTGAAAGTCTTTTGGAGCCCGCACCCAAATCCCAGCGTTTCAAGATACATCATTCAAAGGCAGAATAAAGACGGCAAATTTTTAAATGTAGGGGCTGTAAAAAACCGCTTGTTTGTGGAGTTTTTTGATAAAGATTTAGAGGATGGGAAAAAATACCGCTACCAAGTCATCGCTGAAAATTTCATGGGGGATAAATCCAGGCCTAGCGTGATAGTGGAGGGGAAAACCAAAGACTTACCCAAAGAAATCACTAATGTTAGAGTGAGCCAAAACCTCACACGACACATTGAATTGAGTTGGGACAAATCCACCCAAGAAGATGTGATAGCTTATCGCATTTACGCTTCCAATAACCGCAACGATAAATACAAATTCATCGCTCAAACCACCAACACTTCCTATGTAGATAAAATAGAAAAAGACAACCTTACGCGCTATTATAAAGTCGTTGCCGTAGATAAAACGCATCTTGAAGGGGCATTACCCAAAGAGCCTGCAATGGGTGAGACCGCTGACAGGCCCGAAGCCCCTATCATCACTAAAGGGACTATTCAAGACTCTTCAGCCCTCATTCAATGGGAAAATAACCCAAGCGCCAAAATAGCCACTTATGCGGTGTATCGTTTTGAAGCCAACTCTAAAACCCCTTTGCGCTTTGGGAATATCACCAAAAACCAATTCGTGGATAAGGACATGAAAGTGGGCGTGGCTTATCGCTATCAAGTGGTGAGCGTGGATAAAGATGGTTTAGAGTCGCACCCAAGCAAAGAAGTGCGTTTGTTTTTAGAGCGCTAA
- a CDS encoding RluA family pseudouridine synthase has protein sequence MQKVFIAPTHYKRIDEFLAKELQISKNQVLNLIKEGLVFCQKKEVKKGGLALKEGDEITLLTPKIAPKPLKKELDLEIEVIFEDEDLLVLNKPPNLVVHKAPSVKEPTLVDWLESKNYELSNLGLKERYGIVHRLDKDTSGGIVIAKNNFTHVHLSEQLKTKMMGRYYIALLSTPLKEEKMSVECYLARNPNNRLKMIALKAAKKEKSRYSKSEFTSLLTSQNGMDLIGAKLFTGRTHQIRAHLEYLNRHIIGDNLYGLNGALSKEEIRIMLHAYLIEFKHPRSEQKLRFKVPLLKDMLEYLKKVFNKENLDEVLDEEKILHAFIAK, from the coding sequence ATGCAAAAAGTTTTCATCGCCCCTACCCATTACAAACGCATTGATGAATTTTTAGCCAAAGAATTGCAAATTTCTAAAAACCAGGTATTGAATTTGATTAAAGAAGGGTTAGTGTTTTGTCAAAAAAAGGAGGTCAAAAAAGGGGGGCTAGCCTTAAAAGAGGGCGATGAAATCACGCTTTTAACGCCCAAAATCGCGCCCAAACCCTTAAAAAAAGAGCTTGATTTAGAAATAGAAGTTATTTTTGAAGATGAAGACTTGTTAGTGTTGAATAAGCCCCCTAATCTAGTCGTCCATAAAGCCCCAAGCGTGAAAGAGCCTACTTTAGTGGATTGGTTGGAATCTAAAAATTACGAGCTTTCTAATCTGGGCTTAAAAGAGCGCTATGGGATTGTGCATCGTTTGGATAAGGATACGAGCGGAGGGATTGTCATCGCTAAAAACAATTTTACCCATGTTCATTTGAGCGAGCAACTCAAAACTAAAATGATGGGGCGCTATTATATCGCCTTGCTTTCAACGCCCTTAAAAGAAGAAAAAATGAGCGTGGAATGCTATTTGGCAAGAAACCCCAATAACCGCTTAAAAATGATAGCGCTCAAAGCGGCTAAAAAAGAAAAAAGCCGCTATTCTAAAAGCGAATTTACTAGCTTGCTGACTTCTCAAAATGGCATGGATTTGATAGGGGCTAAACTATTCACTGGGCGCACGCACCAGATCAGAGCGCATTTAGAATATTTGAACAGACACATCATAGGCGATAATCTTTACGGGCTTAATGGGGCGCTTTCTAAAGAAGAAATAAGAATCATGCTGCATGCCTATTTGATAGAGTTCAAACACCCTAGAAGCGAGCAAAAACTGCGCTTTAAAGTTCCCCTATTAAAGGATATGTTAGAATATCTTAAAAAAGTTTTTAACAAGGAGAATTTAGATGAGGTCTTGGATGAAGAAAAAATACTTCACGCTTTTATTGCAAAGTAG
- a CDS encoding GTPase, whose protein sequence is MEHNGHDKLNGILRGFLGDSFTLDGKEGGLNMSKMLEHIKKEKPIMNILLMGATGVGKSSLINALFGKEIAKAGVGKPITQHLEKYIDEEKGLILWDTKCIEAADYHDTMQSIKKEMEDSFKTLNEKEAIDVAYLCVKETSSRVQERERVIKLR, encoded by the coding sequence ATGGAACATAACGGGCATGATAAACTGAACGGCATTTTGCGTGGCTTTTTAGGCGACTCATTCACGCTTGATGGGAAAGAGGGAGGATTGAACATGAGCAAGATGCTTGAACACATCAAAAAAGAAAAACCAATCATGAATATTTTGCTCATGGGAGCTACTGGGGTGGGTAAAAGCTCGCTCATTAACGCTCTCTTTGGTAAAGAAATCGCTAAAGCAGGTGTAGGAAAACCCATCACTCAGCACCTTGAAAAATACATTGATGAAGAAAAAGGCTTGATTTTATGGGACACTAAATGCATTGAAGCTGCAGATTACCACGACACCATGCAAAGCATTAAAAAAGAAATGGAAGATTCTTTTAAAACGCTTAATGAAAAAGAGGCTATTGATGTGGCGTATCTGTGCGTTAAGGAGACTTCTAGTAGGGTTCAAGAGAGAGAGAGAGTTATTAAGCTTCGCTAA
- a CDS encoding YcjF family protein — protein MWRICALRRLLVGFKRERELLSFAKDWNIPTIVVSTNTQEKAGDAFVKETKEIIDKEWGFKGFVKAYVRVNSVAFSFRGLKVPVEGLEELVDETKKCLIEANKNKQNHFLLIQKANIQARKQAMIEKCKTIIHVASGAAGAAGLIPIPFSDAFAIAPIQAGMIYKMNDAFGMDLDKSVGASLVAGLLGVTAVAQVGRTLVNGFLKFIPVVGSVAGGATAAVITEGIGFAYLKVLERCFNDETGEVNLPGEVDMITSLFKENYLNLDTIKKLTLKP, from the coding sequence ATGTGGCGTATCTGTGCGTTAAGGAGACTTCTAGTAGGGTTCAAGAGAGAGAGAGAGTTATTAAGCTTCGCTAAAGATTGGAATATCCCAACGATTGTCGTTTCCACAAACACACAAGAAAAAGCCGGCGATGCGTTTGTTAAAGAAACTAAAGAAATCATAGATAAAGAATGGGGGTTTAAAGGTTTTGTCAAAGCTTATGTGAGAGTCAATTCCGTTGCCTTTTCATTTAGGGGGTTGAAAGTCCCTGTTGAAGGTTTAGAAGAATTGGTAGATGAAACGAAAAAATGCTTGATAGAAGCTAATAAAAACAAACAAAACCATTTCTTACTGATTCAAAAAGCTAATATCCAAGCAAGAAAACAAGCCATGATAGAGAAATGTAAAACCATTATCCATGTTGCATCAGGAGCGGCTGGAGCGGCTGGGCTTATCCCCATACCCTTTAGCGATGCGTTCGCTATCGCGCCCATTCAAGCAGGAATGATTTATAAAATGAATGACGCTTTTGGAATGGATTTGGATAAATCTGTGGGTGCGAGTTTGGTCGCAGGATTGTTAGGCGTAACCGCTGTTGCGCAAGTGGGGAGAACGCTCGTTAATGGTTTCCTTAAATTCATTCCTGTTGTGGGGAGTGTTGCAGGGGGTGCAACCGCTGCTGTTATCACAGAAGGCATTGGGTTTGCGTATTTGAAAGTGCTAGAAAGGTGCTTCAATGATGAGACGGGCGAAGTCAATTTGCCTGGTGAAGTTGACATGATAACCTCTCTCTTTAAGGAGAATTATCTCAACTTGGATACAATCAAGAAATTAACATTAAAACCATAA
- a CDS encoding FtsW/RodA/SpoVE family cell cycle protein, with translation MALDKRIWMHFDFLPFVFIIPLLVVSFLLIFESSAALSLKQGVYYAIGFLLFWIVFFIPFRKLDRWLFVFYWACVILLALVDFMGSSKLGAQRWLVIPFTSISLQPSEPVKIAILLLLAHLIKINPPPFKGYDWGMFLKLSFYICLPAALILKQPDLGTALIVLIMGFGILLIVGLRTRVWLPLFIALLVASPIAYHFLHDYQKKRIADFLSEKPNYHVMQSIIAIGSGGFLGKSKEACTQTKFKFLPIATSDFIFAYFVERFGFLGAMLLFAIYIGLSLHLFFYMFESNSDWFLKIVALGISILIFVYSSVNIAMTLGLAPVVGIPLPLFSYGGSSFITFMILFAILENLLAFRYIFGYNSKPSFGNFGFLAQLVRALGS, from the coding sequence ATGGCATTAGACAAAAGAATCTGGATGCATTTTGATTTTTTGCCTTTTGTGTTTATCATCCCCTTGCTTGTGGTTTCTTTTTTATTGATTTTTGAGAGCAGCGCGGCTTTGAGCTTAAAGCAAGGGGTTTATTATGCGATAGGGTTTCTTCTCTTTTGGATCGTGTTTTTTATCCCTTTCAGGAAGCTCGATCGCTGGCTCTTTGTGTTTTATTGGGCGTGCGTTATTTTATTAGCGTTAGTGGATTTTATGGGATCAAGCAAGCTTGGAGCGCAGCGATGGCTAGTCATTCCCTTTACCTCTATTTCCTTACAGCCTAGCGAACCTGTGAAAATCGCTATCCTTTTATTATTGGCGCATTTGATTAAAATAAACCCACCCCCTTTTAAGGGCTATGATTGGGGCATGTTTTTAAAGCTCAGTTTTTACATTTGCTTACCGGCGGCTTTGATTTTAAAACAGCCTGATTTAGGCACGGCTCTTATTGTGTTGATCATGGGTTTTGGGATTTTATTGATCGTGGGTTTAAGGACTAGGGTGTGGCTCCCTCTTTTTATCGCTCTTTTAGTGGCTTCGCCTATCGCTTATCACTTTTTGCATGATTACCAAAAAAAGCGCATCGCAGACTTCCTTTCTGAAAAGCCTAATTACCATGTCATGCAATCCATTATCGCTATAGGATCGGGCGGGTTTTTAGGCAAATCTAAAGAAGCCTGCACGCAAACCAAATTCAAATTCTTGCCTATCGCAACGAGCGATTTTATCTTCGCTTATTTCGTGGAGCGTTTTGGGTTTTTGGGGGCTATGTTGCTTTTTGCAATTTATATAGGCTTGAGTTTGCATTTGTTTTTTTACATGTTTGAGAGCAACAGCGATTGGTTTTTAAAGATTGTAGCCCTTGGGATTTCTATTTTAATCTTTGTTTATTCCAGCGTGAATATCGCCATGACTTTAGGGTTAGCCCCTGTGGTGGGGATTCCCTTACCCTTATTCAGCTATGGGGGGAGCAGTTTTATCACTTTTATGATCCTATTTGCAATCCTAGAAAACCTGCTTGCTTTTCGCTATATTTTTGGATACAATAGCAAACCATCTTTTGGGAATTTTGGATTCTTAGCTCAGCTGGTCAGAGCGCTCGGCTCATAA
- a CDS encoding ribose-phosphate pyrophosphokinase, with translation MKARGFKTKMRGFKIFSGSAHPTFGKEVSKHLGFPLSKAVIGKFSDGEINIQISESVRGKDIFIVQPTCVPVNDNLMELLVMVDALRRSSANSITAVLPYFGYARQDRKAAPRVPITAKMVANLMQEVGIERIITMDLHAGQIQGFFDVPVDNLYGSIVFRDYIRSKALKNPVIASPDVGGVTRARYFANQMGLDLIIVDKRREKANESEVMNIIGSAKERDVILVDDMIDTAGTICKAALALKEQGATSVMALGTHAVLSGNAIKRIKESALDEVVVTNSIPLVQKCDKITTLSVAPLFAEVIRRIYHNESVQSLFT, from the coding sequence ATGAAGGCGCGTGGGTTTAAGACAAAGATGCGTGGGTTTAAGATTTTTTCAGGGAGCGCTCACCCTACATTTGGCAAAGAAGTGTCAAAGCATTTAGGCTTTCCCTTATCCAAAGCGGTGATAGGCAAATTCAGCGATGGCGAAATCAATATCCAAATCAGCGAATCGGTGCGCGGTAAGGATATTTTTATTGTCCAGCCCACTTGCGTGCCGGTTAATGATAATTTAATGGAATTGTTAGTCATGGTAGATGCTTTAAGGCGCAGTTCGGCCAATTCTATCACAGCGGTGTTGCCGTATTTTGGCTATGCCAGACAGGACAGAAAAGCGGCTCCAAGAGTGCCTATCACGGCTAAAATGGTCGCTAATTTGATGCAAGAAGTGGGGATTGAAAGGATCATCACGATGGATTTGCATGCCGGGCAAATCCAAGGCTTTTTTGATGTGCCGGTGGATAATTTATACGGATCTATCGTTTTTAGAGACTATATCCGCTCTAAAGCGTTAAAAAACCCTGTGATCGCTAGCCCTGATGTGGGTGGGGTTACAAGGGCTAGGTATTTTGCCAATCAAATGGGGTTAGATTTAATCATCGTGGATAAGCGCCGTGAAAAAGCTAATGAAAGCGAAGTGATGAATATTATCGGCTCAGCCAAGGAGCGCGATGTGATTTTAGTGGATGACATGATTGATACCGCAGGCACGATCTGTAAAGCCGCTTTGGCCTTAAAAGAGCAAGGGGCAACTTCTGTCATGGCGTTAGGCACGCATGCGGTTTTGAGCGGGAATGCGATCAAGCGCATTAAAGAAAGCGCGTTAGATGAAGTGGTGGTAACTAACTCTATCCCTTTAGTTCAAAAATGCGATAAAATCACCACTTTAAGCGTAGCACCCTTATTTGCGGAAGTGATCAGAAGGATTTATCATAACGAAAGCGTCCAATCGCTTTTCACTTAA
- a CDS encoding HIT family protein — translation MQHLYAPWRESYLKEKNKSCVFCEISQNPTKDPENRVLYRNSDLFVVMNAYPYNPGHLLIVPHVHQASVELLDLNTWLNMNILAPKALKALYAYGAQGINLGLNLHRNAGAGIPEHLHMHLVPRFLGDSNFMSVIAQTRVCGIDLNKTYLTLKNLLEKELG, via the coding sequence ATGCAACATTTATACGCTCCTTGGCGCGAAAGTTATTTGAAAGAGAAAAATAAGAGTTGTGTCTTTTGTGAAATTTCTCAAAACCCTACAAAAGATCCAGAAAACAGAGTGCTTTATAGAAATAGCGATCTCTTTGTGGTGATGAACGCCTACCCTTATAACCCAGGGCATTTGTTGATCGTCCCTCATGTGCATCAAGCGAGCGTTGAACTTTTAGATCTGAATACTTGGCTGAACATGAATATATTAGCACCTAAAGCGTTAAAAGCGTTGTATGCTTATGGCGCTCAAGGGATCAATTTAGGTTTGAATTTGCACAGAAACGCCGGAGCAGGGATTCCTGAGCATTTGCACATGCATTTAGTGCCTAGGTTTTTAGGCGATAGCAATTTTATGAGCGTTATCGCTCAAACCAGGGTGTGCGGGATTGATTTAAATAAAACCTATCTTACCTTAAAAAACTTATTAGAAAAGGAGCTTGGTTGA
- a CDS encoding Mur ligase family protein has protein sequence MQSLSWLNLAFRWLFITGLGYYIMTLLQWYHYSVFRILTKHHKMRWHGIYFLLPLGVFILSYAFKMPFVFDFFCSVIQMPMLIVWAKRNDKPLVFTPRVKRFFIFLLLFLILHEILNTELVPLDGISLALGYLCLFIFVLSASLISEKVLSKRYLQTAKDKITSLKNLKVIAITGSFGKTSTKNFLLQILQTTFNTHASPKSVNTLLGLANDINQNLDDKSEIYIAEAGARNKGDIKEITRLIEPHIAVVAEVGEQHLEYFKTLENICETKAELLDSKRLEKAFCYSAEKIKPYAPKDSPLIDYSSLVKNIQSTLKGTSFEMLIDSVWESFETKVLGKFNAYNIASAILIAKHLGLETERIKRLVLELNPIAHRLQLLEVNRKIIIDDSFNGNLKGMLEGIRLASLYEGRKVIVTPGLVESNTESNEILVQKIDGVFDVAIITGELNSKTIASKLKTPQKILLKDKTQLENILQATTIQGDLILFANDAPNYI, from the coding sequence ATGCAAAGTCTTAGTTGGCTGAATTTAGCGTTTCGTTGGCTCTTTATAACAGGGCTTGGCTATTATATAATGACTTTATTGCAATGGTATCATTACAGCGTGTTTAGGATCTTAACCAAGCACCACAAAATGCGTTGGCATGGGATTTATTTTTTATTGCCTTTGGGGGTGTTTATCCTATCGTATGCTTTCAAAATGCCGTTTGTTTTTGATTTCTTTTGCAGCGTTATTCAAATGCCCATGCTCATTGTTTGGGCCAAACGCAACGACAAACCTTTAGTTTTCACGCCAAGGGTGAAGCGCTTTTTTATCTTCTTATTATTATTTTTAATCTTGCATGAAATCTTAAATACAGAATTAGTCCCTTTGGATGGGATTTCGCTTGCGCTAGGCTATTTGTGTTTGTTTATATTCGTTTTAAGCGCTTCTTTAATCTCTGAAAAAGTCTTATCCAAACGGTATTTGCAAACCGCTAAAGATAAAATCACCTCTTTAAAGAATTTAAAAGTCATCGCCATTACCGGAAGCTTTGGGAAAACCAGCACCAAAAATTTCTTGCTTCAAATCTTACAAACCACATTCAACACGCATGCAAGCCCCAAAAGCGTCAATACCCTTTTAGGGCTTGCGAATGATATTAACCAGAATTTAGACGATAAGAGTGAAATTTATATCGCTGAAGCCGGGGCAAGGAATAAGGGCGATATTAAAGAAATCACCCGCCTTATTGAACCGCACATTGCCGTGGTCGCAGAAGTGGGCGAACAGCATTTAGAATACTTTAAAACTTTAGAAAATATTTGCGAGACTAAAGCGGAATTATTGGATTCCAAACGCTTAGAAAAAGCCTTTTGTTACTCTGCAGAAAAAATCAAGCCCTATGCCCCCAAAGACAGCCCTTTAATAGACTATTCTAGCCTGGTTAAAAACATCCAATCCACTTTAAAAGGCACTTCTTTTGAAATGCTTATAGATAGCGTTTGGGAAAGCTTTGAAACGAAGGTTTTAGGCAAATTTAACGCTTATAATATCGCTTCAGCCATTTTAATCGCTAAACATTTAGGATTAGAAACCGAAAGGATCAAACGGCTTGTTTTGGAACTCAACCCTATCGCCCATCGCTTGCAACTTTTGGAAGTGAATCGAAAAATCATCATAGACGATAGCTTTAATGGGAATTTAAAGGGCATGTTAGAGGGCATTCGTTTAGCGAGTTTGTATGAAGGGCGTAAGGTTATTGTAACACCGGGATTAGTGGAAAGCAATACAGAAAGTAATGAGATTTTAGTGCAAAAAATAGACGGGGTTTTTGATGTCGCCATCATCACAGGGGAGTTGAATTCCAAAACGATTGCTTCAAAATTGAAAACCCCCCAAAAAATCTTACTTAAGGATAAGACGCAATTGGAAAATATCTTACAAGCCACCACGATTCAAGGCGATTTGATTTTATTCGCTAATGACGCCCCTAATTACATTTAG